A portion of the Streptococcus urinalis 2285-97 genome contains these proteins:
- a CDS encoding YneF family protein, which produces MSTAIWILIVIIALGLGVLGGIFIARKQIEKEIGEHPRLTPDAIREMMGQMGQKPNEAKVQQTYRNIVRHSKAAAAKKKK; this is translated from the coding sequence ATGTCTACTGCAATCTGGATTTTAATAGTAATTATCGCATTAGGATTAGGTGTTTTAGGGGGTATTTTTATTGCCCGTAAACAAATTGAAAAAGAAATTGGTGAACATCCACGTTTAACACCTGATGCTATTCGTGAAATGATGGGACAAATGGGTCAAAAGCCTAATGAAGCTAAAGTACAACAAACTTATCGCAATATTGTTCGTCATTCTAAGGCTGCAGCAGCAAAAAAGAAAAAATAA